A window of the Vigna angularis cultivar LongXiaoDou No.4 chromosome 3, ASM1680809v1, whole genome shotgun sequence genome harbors these coding sequences:
- the LOC108326376 gene encoding anthranilate synthase alpha subunit 2, chloroplastic: MAAVTYSALTLANAVNRTTAVSRSGWSHRPLTVKCTAQSLSLADNSEKFLEASKKGNVIPLYRCIFSDHLTPVLAYRCLVKEDERDAPSFLFESVEPGQFSSIGRYSVVGAQPCMEIVAKENVVTVMDHMEGRRSEEIAEDPLVIPRRIMEKWRPQLIDELPEAFCGGWIGYFSYDTMRYVEKKKLPFSNAPVDDRNLPDIHLGLYDNVIVFDHVEKRAYVIHWVRLDRYSSAEEALSDGRNQLETLVSRVHDIITPKLIAGSIKLHTHLFGPKLETSNMTNEEYKRAVLQAKEHILAGDIFQIVLSQRFERRTFADPFEVYRALRIVNPSPYMTYLQARGSILVASSPEILTRVKKRNITNRPLAGTTRRGKTPKEDIMLEEELLKDEKQCAEHVMLVDLGRNDVGKVSKPGSVQVEKLMNIERYSHVMHISSTVTGELLDNLTSWDALRAALPVGTVSGAPKVKAMELIDELEVARRGPYSGGFGGISFNGDMDIALALRTIVFPTNARYDTMYSYKDHMNKRREWVAHLQAGAGIVADSDPADEQRECENKAAALARAIDLAESSFVNKQ; encoded by the exons ATGGCGGCTGTTACTTATTCAGCCCTAACTCTCGCGAACGCCGTTAATCGAACCACCGCCGTCTCCAGATCCGGTTGGAGCCACCGCCCCCTCACCGTCAAATGCACTGCTCAATCTCTCTCATTAG CTGACAACTCCGAGAAGTTTCTCGAAGCTTCGAAGAAGGGGAACGTTATTCCTCTATACCGTTGCATATTCTCGGATCACCTCACTCCAGTGCTAGCTTACCGGTGTCTCGTTAAGGAGGACGAGAGAGATGCTCCTAGTTTTCTATTTGAATCGGTGGAGCCCGGCCAATTTTCTAGCATT GGGCGGTACAGTGTGGTGGGAGCACAGCCGTGTATGGAGATTGTGGCGAAAGAGAATGTGGTTACTGTTATGGACCACATGGAAGGGCGCAGGAGTGAGGAAATTGCAGAGGATCCACTGGTAATTCCTCGAAGGATCATGGAGAAGTGGAGGCCTCAACTCATTGATGAACTTCCTGAGGCGTTTTGCG GTGGTTGGATAGGGTATTTCTCTTATGATACAATGCGCTATGTAGAAAAGAAGAAGCTTCCATTTTCTAATGCCCCAGTAGACGACAGAAACCTTCCTGATATTCATCTGGGCCTTTATGATAATGTTATTGTGTTTGATCATGTTGAAAAG AGAGCATATGTGATTCATTGGGTTCGGTTAGATCGATACTCTTCTGCTGAGGAAGCTCTCAGTGATGGAAGGAACCAGCTGGAAACTTTAGTATCTCGGGTGCATGATATAATCAC CCCAAAGCTGATAGCAGGTTCGATCAAGTTACACACACATCTCTTTGGTCCTAAACTGGAGACGTCAAATATGACAAATGAGGAATATAAGAGGGCAGTATTGCAGGCTAAAGAGCACATACTGGCGGGTGATATTTTTCAAATTGTACTAAGTCAACGTTTTGAACGGAGAACTTTTGCAGATCCATTTGAAGTCTACAGAGCATTGCGGATCGTTAATCCTAGTCCATATATGACTTATTTACAG GCCAGAGGGAGTATTTTGGTTGCGTCAAGTCCAGAAATTCTTACACGGGTGAAGAAG AGGAACATCACCAACCGGCCCCTTGCTGGTACTACTAGGAGAGGAAAAACACCCAAAGAAGATATCATGTTGGAGGAAGAACTTTTGAAGGATGAAAAGCAATGTGCAGAGCACGTAATGCTAGTTGATTTGGGGAGAAATGATGTTGGAAAG GTCTCCAAACCCGGCTCTGTTCAAGTTGAAAAGCTCATGAATATCGAGCGCTATTCCCATGTTATGCACATAAGCTCAACT GTCACTGGGGAGTTGTTAGATAACTTAACAAGCTGGGATGCATTGCGTGCTGCTTTACCTGTTGGTACAGTTAGCGGAGCACCGAAG GTAAAAGCAATGGAGTTGATTGATGAGTTGGAAGTGGCAAGACGGGGGCCATATAGCGGGGGATTTGGAGGCATATCTTTTAACGGCGATATGGACATAGCCCTTGCACTGAGAACCATAGTTTTCCCTACTAATGCTCGTTATGATACGATGTACTCGTACAAGGATCATATGAACAAACGCAGAGAATGGGTTGCCCACCTCCAGGCTGGGGCGGGAATCGTTGCTGACAGTGATCCAGCTGATGAGCAGAGAGAGTGTGAGAATAAAGCTGCAGCCCTTGCTCGGGCCATCGATCTTGCAGAATCTTCTTTTGTTAACAAACAATAA